Genomic segment of Drosophila ananassae strain 14024-0371.13 chromosome 2L, ASM1763931v2, whole genome shotgun sequence:
GCTgaatttatctttatttatttgattccTTTTTGACTTTTACAAAATTGGCTTTCAATAATAGTTAGACAGAGGAAACAATTCATCCCAAATGCGGAATCGTTCCTCATGAAAACCACCAGTCTTTGGTGATAGTTTGTCGCCGATTTCCAAGTATGCCTTATCCTTGGAATCGTACAGAGGCCAGTTTAAATCCTTTAGATATTCATCGCTTGAGTTGTGAGGGTTCCTATAATAAAGTTTATATTGCAGCTTTCATCTTGAGTACCTTAATATACAAATTACCCCTTTTCAGCAAATGCAAACCACATTCGCGTCATTCGTTCAATCATAAAACTCTCAGGATCATCCGGCTTAAAGAGAGGACTTATGAGTCCCACGTGGAATAGATACAAGAGTTCGTCATGATGAACAGGACCtgtaaatataattaaatttgacATTAGTTCAAAAATGACTTGGACTTTAGTAGCTTACCCATGGCTTGTTGGTTATCAGGGTTTTTAAGAAAACTATACCTGCCCTTGTAGCGGAAGTAGTACGTATATATGGGAGTATGAGGGGCCATTAACCGCATAAAGCGATCGGTTGCTACATTTATTAGGGCATCGCTCACTAGCTCGCCGAAGCCCTTCAGGGACTTTGGATACTCCAGCTTGTCTAGGCTCTCAGGCATATATTTCTTCCTAAAAACGCGTGTGGCATATCGCGAATGGTTTGTGTCCCGTTCCAGAAGCAGCGAGATTGAAGCATAGTGTTCCCAGTCCTTGTTATAGTTGCTTATAATGCTTTCATTGCGTAGATCAACTTTgtaaattacaaattttacataTTAGCTTCATAGATTATAAAAgcttattttaatttgtgttAAAACTTACAGAACGCTCCAGATAGAAATTCAAACTCAGTAATCCCTGTAATAAGTGGAACCTTATAGAAGTCGCCGCGTCGCGCAGTTTTAAATGGATCCTCAATAAGATACCGCTCCTGGCCAAAGTCCTCTTCAACTACAATTCTCCAGTTTAGAACGGGACTCCAGCCAAACTCGAACATTCCATTGTAGGTGCTCACATAATCCAGAGCGGGTTTCTGTCGCATACACTTTACCATTTCCTTGATTGGTTCCTGTGGACATTCCAAGAGTCTGGCCTGTCGTTTTGCCAACTGGAGGTCATTGGTGTAGTATTTGGGAGGGCCATAAGGTGAGGCACTCATGCAGATTCCGCGATGGAAAAGACCACGCGACATAGGCGACAGCATATGCAATCCAATGCTAAGACTTCCCGCACTGTATCCAAGGAGGGTCACCTTTTCTGGATCGCCGCCAAAGCGATGGATGTGCTGTTGTATCCAACGAAGAGCTTGAACTTGATCCTTAAGTCCTGCATTTCCAGGAGCTTCCTTAGTTCCGGTGGCC
This window contains:
- the LOC6499527 gene encoding juvenile hormone esterase — its product is MIKWYLNTWLVLIASSSVFSIEVDTDLGRVRGTNLTSRLGLPFHAFRGIRYAKPPLGKLRFLNPQPVEAWSPETFDASEDGPMCPQPWDNMTDVSEDCLRLNVYTKDLKARRPVIVFLHPGGFYVFSGQSKYLAGPEHFMDRDCVLVSINYRLGSMGFLATGTKEAPGNAGLKDQVQALRWIQQHIHRFGGDPEKVTLLGYSAGSLSIGLHMLSPMSRGLFHRGICMSASPYGPPKYYTNDLQLAKRQARLLECPQEPIKEMVKCMRQKPALDYVSTYNGMFEFGWSPVLNWRIVVEEDFGQERYLIEDPFKTARRGDFYKVPLITGITEFEFLSGAFFDLRNESIISNYNKDWEHYASISLLLERDTNHSRYATRVFRKKYMPESLDKLEYPKSLKGFGELVSDALINVATDRFMRLMAPHTPIYTYYFRYKGRYSFLKNPDNQQAMGPVHHDELLYLFHVGLISPLFKPDDPESFMIERMTRMWFAFAEKGNPHNSSDEYLKDLNWPLYDSKDKAYLEIGDKLSPKTGGFHEERFRIWDELFPLSNYY